A single window of Sphaerodactylus townsendi isolate TG3544 linkage group LG03, MPM_Stown_v2.3, whole genome shotgun sequence DNA harbors:
- the NACA gene encoding nascent polypeptide-associated complex subunit alpha isoform X2 encodes MPGEATETVPATEQELPQPQAETAAAVSSSSISSPHPSSHQANSPIAGLCPFNTSLAPASPEKFFSLVATPSPSSPVPDTHGPSLPTGDPTPSTSLNPANLVASSSVVCSPPTSVSLRPLASPPVSAIPSETDGLPYLASPLNPVRTPAVASSITPPEVPSTPPIAAGPLKTSPLLIQTPSATPASQMPAPFILPVAPVSPPSAPTALPAIPNPFAASPVTSKVPVSTHAAPGPAPASVSFSAVPIMAPSLSPIFSIPPFAIPLVPEIPSPAPVTPGAPILGPDAPVSPSVSFPVPQDASSQNKKIQPAFPLTLSDASASIPMSSASTCLSTLPLAVTASSPVAPGQMPVGPVSNPMSSPLASVPVVPASCPLAPAVLPAVKPLTPIKRTSPSATTPGPVTPVAPSSSTQLGAPPLASASSEELVISGVPASKSMAVGVSPVTATCSMSPVVTTISSSQQISPAPCPLPLSGPAPLIPAGPTSTPLAPAISSERPVCGLAAPAVLASDPGPPVSPSVASISGSVTAPLTPAGPALKPLTAASGSVALPVVLPPTSAAPASSSVAPSEAPARPAPLLVAPAVSSAKPAPPLVPSAPVAPAGPAPVSPASASAPVKSTSPLAPISVTVTKAVPALSPVSPAASAATPPASTVSPVKTTSLISPISSPETKPTSASSSVVAACDPLTPSGPTPTSPPPAVKPATPLAPASDPAISPVTAKACPMAPSTPGPWPAAPVSPTSLPETAPMPISNPLMSAQVVPVVCAGSNTVPSMISDPVTSAVSAVGPKAPSVSVSVTSSVTPAPPPSPPFIPADDLAPIPAAPVTSLLTPGATTPLKAPAVSSAGPSAPPPLIPVPPGSLSATKPPAVLAGSAASASDVSQALPASSAGSVVHPQKAVSLPPTSADIPVSAPATSSLSQPASSVPASPVKKLTPSSALPKSLSVSPPSGLAPEVPAKPSTPASAVIEDDDLPPLIPPEAPAGEPPLQPALVNFSPKPAVVLAEVPAAAAVPPSLPPAKQPALKNDKGSGTESDSDESVPELEEQDSTQATTQQAQLAAAAEIDEEPVSKAKQSRSEKKARKAMSKLGLRQVTGVTRVTIRKSKSILFVITKPDVYKSPASDTYIVFGEAKIEDLSQQAQLAAAEKFKVQGEAVSNIQENTQTPTVQEESEEEEVDETGVEVKDIELVMSQANVSRAKAVRALKNNSNDIVNAIMELTM; translated from the exons ctgctgctgtttccagCTCCTCCATTTCTAGTCCTCACCCTTCATCCCACCAAGCTAACTCTCCCATTGCTGGGCTCTGCCCTTTCAATACTTCACTAGCACCTGCCTCACCTGAGAAGTTTTTCTCCCTAGTGGctactccttccccttcctccccagtgCCAGACACTCATGGCCCTTCCTTACCAACTGGTGATCCAACTCCCTCTACCTCTTTGAACCCAGCAAACCTGGTTGCATCTTCATCAGTAGTTTGTTCCCCACCTACAAGTGTTTCACTGAGGCCTCTGGCTTCTCCTCCAGTCTCAGCCATTCCTTCTGAGACTGATGGCTTACCATACCTAGCCTCCCCTTTAAACCCAGTACGGACACCAGCTGTTGCTTCTTCCATTACCCCTCCTGAAGTCCCATCCACTCCACCCATAGCGGCAGGTCCTCTCAAAACTTCACCTCTTCTTATTCAGACACCTTCAGCCACACCAGCTTCTCAGATGCCGGCTCCTTTCATTCTCCCAGTGGCTCCTGTTTCTCCTCCTTCGGCTCCCACTGCTCTCCCTGCCATTCCAaatccttttgctgcttctcctgTCACTTCCAAAGTCCCTGTCTCTACTCATGCTGCTCCTGGTCCAGCTCCTGCTTCAGTTTCTTTTTCTGCGGTCCCAATCATGGCTCCATCTCTTTCCCCAATTTTTTCTATTCCTCCCTTTGCAATACCGCTTGTCCCTGAAATCCCTTCTCCAGCTCCTGTTACTCCAGGGGCACCTATTCTTGGCCCTGATGCTCCTGTTTCACCCAGTGTGTCTTTTCCTGTTCCCCAGGATGCTTCATCTCAGAACAAAAAGATCCAGCCTGCTTTTCCTTTGACCCTTTCAGATGCTTCTGCATCCATCCCCATGAGTTCTGCTAGCACATGTCTGTCTACTCTTCCTCTTGCAGTGACCGCTTCCAGTCCTGTAGCACCTGGACAGATGCCTGTGGGGCCTGTTTCCAATCCTATGAGTTCTCCATTAGCATCTGTCCCGGTGGTACCTGCTTCCTGCCCCTTGGCCCCTGCAGTCCTCCCTGCTGTGAAACCATTGACACCTATAAAACGTACTTCTCCTTCAGCAACTACACCTGGTCCTGTAACTCCTGTAGCACCCTCTTCTTCTACTCAACTTGGTGCTCCTCCTTTAGCATCTGCCTCTTCTGAAGAACTTGTGATCTCAGGAGTGCCTGCATCTAAATCAATGGCAGTTGGAGTGTCCCCTGTGACAGCTACTTGCTCCATGAGCCCCGTAGTTACCACCATATCTTCTTCCCAACAGATATCACCTGCCCCCTGCCCTCTGCCATTGTCTGGCCCTGCTCCTTTAATCCCAGCAGGGCCTACTTCTACACCATTAGCTCCTGCAATATCATCTGAGAGACCTGTGTGTGGCCTTGCCGCTCCAGCAGTTCTTGCTTCTGATCCTGGGCCACCTGTTTCCCCATCTGTAGCATCTATTTCTGGTTCTGTAACTGCTCCTTTGACCCCAGCAGGACCTGCTCTTAAACCTTTGACAGCTGCATCTGGCTCTGTAGCTCTACCAGTAGTATTGCCTCCTACTTCTGCAGCCCCGGCTTCCAGTTCGGTAGCTCCTTCTGAGGCACCTGCTAGACCTGCTCCTTTGCTAGTGGCACCTGCAGTATCATCTGCGAAGCCGGCTCCTCCTTTGGTGCCTTCTGCCCCTGTGGCTCCAGCAGGACCTGCTCCTGTATCACCAGCATCTGCATCGGCGCCTGTGAAATCTACTTCTCCCTTGGCACCCATTTCTGTCACTGTAACCAAAGCAGTGCCTGCTTTGAGCCCTGTATCCCCAGCAGCATCTGCTGCTACACCTCCAGCCTCTACAGTGTCACCTGTGAAGACCACTTCTCTCATATCACCCATTTCTAGCCCTGAAACAAAACCAACATCTGCTTCTAGCTCTGTGGTTGCAGCTTGTGACCCCTTGACCCCATCTGGGCCTACTCctacatcaccacctcctgcagtgAAGCCTGCTACTCCTTTGGCACCAGCTTCTGACCCTGCAATCTCCCCTGTGACTGCTAAAGCTTGCCCCATGGCTCCATCAACGCCTGGCCCTTGGCCTGCAGCCCCTGTTTCGCCAACTTCTCTCCCTGAGACTGCTCCGATGCCAATCTCTAATCCTCTGATGTCTGCACAGGTGGTCCCAGTAGTGTGTGCTGGTAGTAATACTGTGCCCTCTATGATATCAGATCCTGTGACCTCTGCAGTTTCTGCTGTTGGCCCAAAAGCTCCTTCTGTGTCTGTTTCCGTGACTTCTTCTGTgacccctgctcctcctccttcccccccatttATCCCTGCTGATGACCTGGCACCCATTCCAGCAGCACCTGTAACCTCTCTTCTTACCCCTGGGGCCACAACTCCCCTGAAAGCTCCTGCTGTGTCATCTGCTGGTCCATCTGCTCCTCCTCCCCTTATTCCAGTACCTCCTGGATCTCTCTCTGCCACCAAACCTCCAGCTGTCCTTGCaggctctgctgcctctgcctcagATGTGTCCCAGGCTCTTCCTGCCTCCTCTGCTGGGTCTGTGGTGCATCCACAGAAAGCAGTGTCTCTGCCTCCTACATCTGCTGACATCCCCGTTTCTGCCCCAGCAACCAGTAGTCTCTCCCAGCCTGCTTCCTCCGTACCTGCTTCCCCTGTGAAAAAGCTAACACCCTCATCTGCACTTCCTAAGTCACTGTCAGTTTCACCCCCATCTGGTCTAGCACCTGAAGTGCCAGCCAAaccctccacccctgcctctgctgtcatCGAAGACGACGATCTGCCACCTTTGATCCCTCCAGAGGCACCTGCTGGAGAGCCACCTCTGCAGCCAGCCCTGGTGAATTTCTCTCCCAAACCAGCTGTGGTCCTTGCTGAggtcccagctgctgctgctgttcctccttctcttcctcctgccaAACAGCCTGCCTTGAAGAATGACAAGG GGTCTGGGACAGAATCCGACAGCGATGAATCAGTTCCGGAACTTGAAGAACAGGACTCCACACAGGCCACAACACAGCAGGCACAG cttgcagcagcagctgaaaTAGATGAAGAACCAGTTAGCAAAGCAAAACAGAGCCGAAGTGAAAAAAAAGCACGCAAG GCAATGTCCAAGCTTGGCCTTCGCCAGGTCACAGGTGTAACCAGAGTGACTATCCGGAAATCCAAGAGCATCCTGTTCGTCATCACCAAGCCAGATGTATACAAAAGTCCTGCATCAGATACCTATATAGTCTTTGGTGAGGCAAAG ATTGAAGATCTGTCACAGCAAGCACAGCTGGCGGCTGCTGAAAAATTCAAAGTGCAAGGAGAAGCTGTTTCAAACATTCAGGAAAACACACAGACCCCCACTGTACAAGAGGAGAGCGAAGAAGAGGAG GTTGACGAGACTGGCGTTGAGGTGAAGGATATTGAGTTAGTTATGTCCCAAGCGAATGTTTCCCGGGCAAAAGCCGTCCGCGCCCTGAAGAATAACAGTAACGATATCGTAAATGCTATTATG gaaTTGACGATGTAA
- the NACA gene encoding nascent polypeptide-associated complex subunit alpha isoform X1: protein MPGEATETVPATEQELPQPQAETVTPLPVPGAPVEVKLAAEESKQAAAKNPEVAGRGSQSETTLEPSAPAVPTLSAGAPEAPTAYFSQLLIQAPAAAVSSSSISSPHPSSHQANSPIAGLCPFNTSLAPASPEKFFSLVATPSPSSPVPDTHGPSLPTGDPTPSTSLNPANLVASSSVVCSPPTSVSLRPLASPPVSAIPSETDGLPYLASPLNPVRTPAVASSITPPEVPSTPPIAAGPLKTSPLLIQTPSATPASQMPAPFILPVAPVSPPSAPTALPAIPNPFAASPVTSKVPVSTHAAPGPAPASVSFSAVPIMAPSLSPIFSIPPFAIPLVPEIPSPAPVTPGAPILGPDAPVSPSVSFPVPQDASSQNKKIQPAFPLTLSDASASIPMSSASTCLSTLPLAVTASSPVAPGQMPVGPVSNPMSSPLASVPVVPASCPLAPAVLPAVKPLTPIKRTSPSATTPGPVTPVAPSSSTQLGAPPLASASSEELVISGVPASKSMAVGVSPVTATCSMSPVVTTISSSQQISPAPCPLPLSGPAPLIPAGPTSTPLAPAISSERPVCGLAAPAVLASDPGPPVSPSVASISGSVTAPLTPAGPALKPLTAASGSVALPVVLPPTSAAPASSSVAPSEAPARPAPLLVAPAVSSAKPAPPLVPSAPVAPAGPAPVSPASASAPVKSTSPLAPISVTVTKAVPALSPVSPAASAATPPASTVSPVKTTSLISPISSPETKPTSASSSVVAACDPLTPSGPTPTSPPPAVKPATPLAPASDPAISPVTAKACPMAPSTPGPWPAAPVSPTSLPETAPMPISNPLMSAQVVPVVCAGSNTVPSMISDPVTSAVSAVGPKAPSVSVSVTSSVTPAPPPSPPFIPADDLAPIPAAPVTSLLTPGATTPLKAPAVSSAGPSAPPPLIPVPPGSLSATKPPAVLAGSAASASDVSQALPASSAGSVVHPQKAVSLPPTSADIPVSAPATSSLSQPASSVPASPVKKLTPSSALPKSLSVSPPSGLAPEVPAKPSTPASAVIEDDDLPPLIPPEAPAGEPPLQPALVNFSPKPAVVLAEVPAAAAVPPSLPPAKQPALKNDKGSGTESDSDESVPELEEQDSTQATTQQAQLAAAAEIDEEPVSKAKQSRSEKKARKAMSKLGLRQVTGVTRVTIRKSKSILFVITKPDVYKSPASDTYIVFGEAKIEDLSQQAQLAAAEKFKVQGEAVSNIQENTQTPTVQEESEEEEVDETGVEVKDIELVMSQANVSRAKAVRALKNNSNDIVNAIMELTM, encoded by the exons TAACTCCACTCCCAGTTCCTGGGGCTCCTGTGGAAGTGAAGCTGGCAGCTGAGGAGTCCAAACAGGCTGCTGCCAAGAATCCTGAGGTGGCAGGCAGGGGTTCTCAGTCTGAGACAACTCTGGAGCCATCAG CCCCTGCTGTTCCCACCCTTTCTGCTGGTGCTCCAGAAGCACCCACAGCCTATTTTTCTCAGCTTCTCATTCAAGCACCAG ctgctgctgtttccagCTCCTCCATTTCTAGTCCTCACCCTTCATCCCACCAAGCTAACTCTCCCATTGCTGGGCTCTGCCCTTTCAATACTTCACTAGCACCTGCCTCACCTGAGAAGTTTTTCTCCCTAGTGGctactccttccccttcctccccagtgCCAGACACTCATGGCCCTTCCTTACCAACTGGTGATCCAACTCCCTCTACCTCTTTGAACCCAGCAAACCTGGTTGCATCTTCATCAGTAGTTTGTTCCCCACCTACAAGTGTTTCACTGAGGCCTCTGGCTTCTCCTCCAGTCTCAGCCATTCCTTCTGAGACTGATGGCTTACCATACCTAGCCTCCCCTTTAAACCCAGTACGGACACCAGCTGTTGCTTCTTCCATTACCCCTCCTGAAGTCCCATCCACTCCACCCATAGCGGCAGGTCCTCTCAAAACTTCACCTCTTCTTATTCAGACACCTTCAGCCACACCAGCTTCTCAGATGCCGGCTCCTTTCATTCTCCCAGTGGCTCCTGTTTCTCCTCCTTCGGCTCCCACTGCTCTCCCTGCCATTCCAaatccttttgctgcttctcctgTCACTTCCAAAGTCCCTGTCTCTACTCATGCTGCTCCTGGTCCAGCTCCTGCTTCAGTTTCTTTTTCTGCGGTCCCAATCATGGCTCCATCTCTTTCCCCAATTTTTTCTATTCCTCCCTTTGCAATACCGCTTGTCCCTGAAATCCCTTCTCCAGCTCCTGTTACTCCAGGGGCACCTATTCTTGGCCCTGATGCTCCTGTTTCACCCAGTGTGTCTTTTCCTGTTCCCCAGGATGCTTCATCTCAGAACAAAAAGATCCAGCCTGCTTTTCCTTTGACCCTTTCAGATGCTTCTGCATCCATCCCCATGAGTTCTGCTAGCACATGTCTGTCTACTCTTCCTCTTGCAGTGACCGCTTCCAGTCCTGTAGCACCTGGACAGATGCCTGTGGGGCCTGTTTCCAATCCTATGAGTTCTCCATTAGCATCTGTCCCGGTGGTACCTGCTTCCTGCCCCTTGGCCCCTGCAGTCCTCCCTGCTGTGAAACCATTGACACCTATAAAACGTACTTCTCCTTCAGCAACTACACCTGGTCCTGTAACTCCTGTAGCACCCTCTTCTTCTACTCAACTTGGTGCTCCTCCTTTAGCATCTGCCTCTTCTGAAGAACTTGTGATCTCAGGAGTGCCTGCATCTAAATCAATGGCAGTTGGAGTGTCCCCTGTGACAGCTACTTGCTCCATGAGCCCCGTAGTTACCACCATATCTTCTTCCCAACAGATATCACCTGCCCCCTGCCCTCTGCCATTGTCTGGCCCTGCTCCTTTAATCCCAGCAGGGCCTACTTCTACACCATTAGCTCCTGCAATATCATCTGAGAGACCTGTGTGTGGCCTTGCCGCTCCAGCAGTTCTTGCTTCTGATCCTGGGCCACCTGTTTCCCCATCTGTAGCATCTATTTCTGGTTCTGTAACTGCTCCTTTGACCCCAGCAGGACCTGCTCTTAAACCTTTGACAGCTGCATCTGGCTCTGTAGCTCTACCAGTAGTATTGCCTCCTACTTCTGCAGCCCCGGCTTCCAGTTCGGTAGCTCCTTCTGAGGCACCTGCTAGACCTGCTCCTTTGCTAGTGGCACCTGCAGTATCATCTGCGAAGCCGGCTCCTCCTTTGGTGCCTTCTGCCCCTGTGGCTCCAGCAGGACCTGCTCCTGTATCACCAGCATCTGCATCGGCGCCTGTGAAATCTACTTCTCCCTTGGCACCCATTTCTGTCACTGTAACCAAAGCAGTGCCTGCTTTGAGCCCTGTATCCCCAGCAGCATCTGCTGCTACACCTCCAGCCTCTACAGTGTCACCTGTGAAGACCACTTCTCTCATATCACCCATTTCTAGCCCTGAAACAAAACCAACATCTGCTTCTAGCTCTGTGGTTGCAGCTTGTGACCCCTTGACCCCATCTGGGCCTACTCctacatcaccacctcctgcagtgAAGCCTGCTACTCCTTTGGCACCAGCTTCTGACCCTGCAATCTCCCCTGTGACTGCTAAAGCTTGCCCCATGGCTCCATCAACGCCTGGCCCTTGGCCTGCAGCCCCTGTTTCGCCAACTTCTCTCCCTGAGACTGCTCCGATGCCAATCTCTAATCCTCTGATGTCTGCACAGGTGGTCCCAGTAGTGTGTGCTGGTAGTAATACTGTGCCCTCTATGATATCAGATCCTGTGACCTCTGCAGTTTCTGCTGTTGGCCCAAAAGCTCCTTCTGTGTCTGTTTCCGTGACTTCTTCTGTgacccctgctcctcctccttcccccccatttATCCCTGCTGATGACCTGGCACCCATTCCAGCAGCACCTGTAACCTCTCTTCTTACCCCTGGGGCCACAACTCCCCTGAAAGCTCCTGCTGTGTCATCTGCTGGTCCATCTGCTCCTCCTCCCCTTATTCCAGTACCTCCTGGATCTCTCTCTGCCACCAAACCTCCAGCTGTCCTTGCaggctctgctgcctctgcctcagATGTGTCCCAGGCTCTTCCTGCCTCCTCTGCTGGGTCTGTGGTGCATCCACAGAAAGCAGTGTCTCTGCCTCCTACATCTGCTGACATCCCCGTTTCTGCCCCAGCAACCAGTAGTCTCTCCCAGCCTGCTTCCTCCGTACCTGCTTCCCCTGTGAAAAAGCTAACACCCTCATCTGCACTTCCTAAGTCACTGTCAGTTTCACCCCCATCTGGTCTAGCACCTGAAGTGCCAGCCAAaccctccacccctgcctctgctgtcatCGAAGACGACGATCTGCCACCTTTGATCCCTCCAGAGGCACCTGCTGGAGAGCCACCTCTGCAGCCAGCCCTGGTGAATTTCTCTCCCAAACCAGCTGTGGTCCTTGCTGAggtcccagctgctgctgctgttcctccttctcttcctcctgccaAACAGCCTGCCTTGAAGAATGACAAGG GGTCTGGGACAGAATCCGACAGCGATGAATCAGTTCCGGAACTTGAAGAACAGGACTCCACACAGGCCACAACACAGCAGGCACAG cttgcagcagcagctgaaaTAGATGAAGAACCAGTTAGCAAAGCAAAACAGAGCCGAAGTGAAAAAAAAGCACGCAAG GCAATGTCCAAGCTTGGCCTTCGCCAGGTCACAGGTGTAACCAGAGTGACTATCCGGAAATCCAAGAGCATCCTGTTCGTCATCACCAAGCCAGATGTATACAAAAGTCCTGCATCAGATACCTATATAGTCTTTGGTGAGGCAAAG ATTGAAGATCTGTCACAGCAAGCACAGCTGGCGGCTGCTGAAAAATTCAAAGTGCAAGGAGAAGCTGTTTCAAACATTCAGGAAAACACACAGACCCCCACTGTACAAGAGGAGAGCGAAGAAGAGGAG GTTGACGAGACTGGCGTTGAGGTGAAGGATATTGAGTTAGTTATGTCCCAAGCGAATGTTTCCCGGGCAAAAGCCGTCCGCGCCCTGAAGAATAACAGTAACGATATCGTAAATGCTATTATG gaaTTGACGATGTAA